One region of Ardenticatena maritima genomic DNA includes:
- a CDS encoding lamin tail domain-containing protein: protein MLIRLVFVMLWGVLGVACAATPSTDTDTADWPRVSKVIDGDTVVLDTEETVRLIGINTPERGQPFYEEARDFVASLVLHEPVRLENDVDAFDQYGRRLAYLFLADGTFVNLEIVRQGFAQVYTVPPNVAYEAELRAAEQEAREYRRGLWQPSDEHITVRIVDLNADAPGNDNQNVNGEWVELENNGSQPINLQGFRLSDESNNEYILPAYTLAPGDHVRIYSGQGAMQNGALYWGSRDPIWNNSGDVAYLRTPQGELVDIFVYEP from the coding sequence ATGCTCATTCGTTTGGTGTTCGTGATGCTGTGGGGCGTGTTGGGCGTTGCATGTGCGGCAACGCCCAGCACCGATACCGATACAGCCGATTGGCCGCGCGTCTCCAAGGTGATTGATGGCGATACCGTCGTGCTCGATACAGAAGAAACCGTGCGCTTGATTGGTATCAACACGCCTGAACGTGGGCAGCCTTTTTATGAAGAGGCGCGCGATTTTGTGGCGTCGTTGGTTTTGCATGAGCCGGTACGCCTGGAAAACGATGTAGATGCGTTCGACCAGTACGGGCGACGCCTGGCCTACCTTTTCCTCGCCGATGGGACGTTCGTCAACCTCGAAATTGTGCGGCAAGGGTTTGCCCAGGTTTACACGGTGCCGCCCAATGTGGCGTATGAAGCCGAATTGCGCGCCGCCGAACAGGAGGCGCGCGAGTATCGGCGCGGACTCTGGCAGCCGAGTGATGAGCATATCACGGTGCGCATTGTGGACCTGAACGCCGATGCGCCCGGCAATGACAACCAAAACGTGAATGGCGAATGGGTCGAACTCGAAAACAATGGTTCGCAGCCCATCAACCTGCAAGGATTTCGGCTCTCGGACGAGAGCAACAATGAATATATTTTGCCCGCTTACACACTTGCCCCCGGCGACCATGTGCGGATTTATTCAGGGCAAGGCGCAATGCAGAATGGCGCACTCTATTGGGGCAGCCGCGATCCCATTTGGAACAATAGCGGCGATGTTGCCTACCTGCGCACACCGCAGGGCGAGTTGGTTGACATTTTCGTGTATGAACCATAA
- the cysS gene encoding cysteine--tRNA ligase, with the protein MKLYNSMTQRKEPFHVFGKTVTLYVCGVTPYDTTHLGHAFTYISFDVLIRHLEAKGYTVRYTQNVTDIDDDILRKAAEVGMAWDELGRIHTEAFLRDLHDLNVRMPDFYPKATETIPEIIRIVEDLLRRGFAYERNGNVYFRVHADPEFGKLSRLDYDEMLAIANERGNNPNDPNKDDPLDFVLWQAAQPGEPTWDSPWGPGRPGWHIECSAMSMKFLGATIDIHGGGADLLFPHHECEIAQSEKFTGQRPFVRYWMHIAMVRKDGEKMSKSLGNLVLVRNLLEEGFSPDAIRLNLIRHHYREAWEWNRAEQEEAQAWANMLTEAAHAPSGSGEPLDVSDDEQRFTAALDDDLNTPVAVETMLEVGRAIREAAHHGRDVRLAQEALHRMAGVLGLRLA; encoded by the coding sequence ATGAAACTCTACAACTCAATGACGCAGCGCAAAGAACCATTTCACGTGTTTGGCAAAACCGTCACGCTCTACGTGTGTGGCGTGACACCGTATGACACAACCCACCTCGGACACGCCTTCACCTACATTTCGTTCGACGTGCTGATTCGCCACCTGGAAGCCAAAGGCTACACCGTGCGCTATACCCAAAACGTCACCGACATTGACGACGACATTTTGCGCAAAGCCGCCGAAGTGGGAATGGCGTGGGATGAACTGGGGCGCATACACACCGAAGCCTTTCTGCGCGATTTGCACGATTTGAATGTGCGCATGCCTGATTTTTACCCCAAAGCCACCGAAACCATTCCCGAAATTATTCGCATTGTGGAAGATTTGTTGCGGCGTGGCTTTGCCTACGAGCGCAACGGCAATGTTTACTTCCGCGTGCATGCCGACCCCGAATTTGGTAAATTGAGCCGCCTCGATTACGACGAGATGCTGGCGATTGCCAATGAGCGGGGCAACAACCCCAACGACCCCAACAAAGACGACCCGCTCGATTTTGTGCTCTGGCAGGCGGCACAGCCGGGCGAACCGACGTGGGATAGCCCCTGGGGACCTGGACGCCCTGGCTGGCACATTGAATGTTCAGCCATGAGCATGAAGTTTTTGGGCGCGACGATTGACATTCACGGGGGCGGCGCTGATTTGCTCTTCCCCCATCATGAATGTGAGATTGCCCAGAGCGAAAAATTTACGGGGCAACGCCCCTTCGTGCGCTATTGGATGCACATTGCCATGGTGCGCAAAGATGGCGAGAAGATGTCCAAGTCGCTGGGCAACCTCGTGTTGGTGCGCAATTTGCTGGAAGAAGGCTTCTCGCCCGACGCGATTCGCCTCAACCTGATTCGCCACCACTACCGCGAAGCCTGGGAGTGGAACCGCGCCGAGCAGGAAGAAGCCCAGGCGTGGGCGAATATGCTCACCGAAGCCGCCCACGCGCCCTCAGGGTCGGGCGAACCGCTGGACGTATCCGATGATGAACAACGCTTCACCGCCGCCCTTGACGACGACCTCAACACCCCCGTGGCGGTGGAAACCATGCTCGAAGTGGGGCGCGCCATTCGCGAAGCGGCGCACCATGGGCGCGATGTGCGCCTGGCGCAAGAAGCCTTGCATCGCATGGCGGGTGTGTTAGGGTTGCGGCTCGCATGA
- a CDS encoding shikimate dehydrogenase has translation MNEHALPTYVGLMGWPVAHSRSPAMHNAAFRALGLNWHYLLLPVAPDDVGDAVRGIRALRFAGCNITVPHKQAVVPFLDEMTPTAHTVGAVNTIINRDGRLIGENTDATGFLRALREAGVDPTGQCALVVGAGGAARAVVYALLQAGATVWLTNRTQARAEALAETMQAVGRGVSRVLPFEREAVQTALEAATLLVNATSVGMHPHTNAVPLPDGVRLLPHLTVNDLVYVPRQTRLLRLAAEVGARTIDGVGMLLHQGAAAFELWTGQAAPLDVMRSALEATLANG, from the coding sequence ATGAACGAGCACGCGCTTCCCACCTACGTCGGTTTGATGGGGTGGCCTGTGGCGCATAGCCGCTCGCCCGCCATGCACAACGCCGCCTTTCGCGCCTTGGGGCTCAATTGGCACTACCTGCTTCTGCCCGTCGCCCCCGACGATGTGGGCGACGCTGTGCGGGGCATTCGCGCGCTGCGCTTCGCCGGATGCAATATCACCGTACCGCACAAGCAAGCCGTGGTGCCCTTTTTGGACGAGATGACGCCCACCGCCCACACCGTCGGCGCGGTCAATACCATCATCAACCGAGACGGGCGCTTGATTGGTGAAAACACCGACGCCACGGGCTTCTTGCGCGCCTTGCGCGAAGCGGGCGTTGACCCGACGGGGCAATGTGCGCTGGTGGTGGGAGCAGGCGGCGCGGCGCGGGCGGTGGTGTACGCCTTGTTGCAGGCGGGCGCCACGGTCTGGTTGACGAACCGCACACAGGCGCGTGCGGAGGCGCTGGCAGAAACGATGCAAGCCGTGGGGCGCGGTGTGTCGCGTGTTCTGCCATTTGAACGTGAGGCGGTGCAAACCGCCCTGGAAGCAGCAACGTTGTTGGTGAACGCCACCAGCGTTGGCATGCACCCCCACACCAACGCCGTACCGCTCCCCGACGGTGTGCGCTTGTTGCCCCACCTGACGGTCAATGATTTGGTGTATGTGCCCCGCCAAACCCGTCTGTTGCGGCTTGCCGCTGAAGTCGGGGCGCGCACCATTGACGGCGTGGGCATGCTCTTGCACCAGGGGGCAGCGGCGTTCGAGTTGTGGACGGGGCAAGCCGCACCGCTGGATGTGATGCGGTCAGCGTTGGAGGCGACGCTCGCGAACGGCTGA
- the aroA gene encoding 3-phosphoshikimate 1-carboxyvinyltransferase, translated as MQNLTIHPLTHPLTGTRRVPGDKSISHRALILGALAEGTSDVVGWLPAADCYATLHVMRALGVPIEHDPATPTRVRVHGVGLHGLREPENVLDCDGSGTTMRLLCGLLAGQSFFSVLTGRDALRRRPMRRVADPLRRMGAAIDGRDGGNLAPLAIRGAPLRAITYEMPIASAQVKSALMLAGLYAEGETVITQPGPARDHTERMLHAMGAPLTLEANTVRVQAPQAPLRPLTAPDGGAFVVPADISSAAFLIVAALLVPNSTLRLVDVGINPTRTGILDILQRMGATWALDNVREDAIEPTADLIVHHQPLHGTTIAGDLVVRAIDEFPIIAVAATQAEGETIVRDAAELRVKETDRIGNVARELRKMGADIEPLDDGFVVRGPTPLRGATVESHGDHRLAMALTVAALIADGPTTLQGADVMADSFPRFVETLLGEVEETQA; from the coding sequence ATGCAGAACTTGACGATTCACCCACTCACACACCCGCTCACAGGGACGCGCCGCGTTCCTGGCGATAAATCCATCTCCCACCGCGCGCTCATCCTGGGGGCGCTGGCCGAAGGAACATCCGACGTGGTGGGCTGGTTGCCGGCTGCGGACTGCTACGCCACCCTGCATGTGATGCGCGCGTTGGGGGTGCCTATCGAACACGACCCCGCCACCCCCACGCGCGTGCGTGTGCATGGCGTGGGGCTGCACGGCTTGCGTGAACCTGAAAACGTGCTCGATTGCGACGGTTCGGGCACAACAATGCGCCTGTTGTGCGGATTGCTGGCGGGGCAATCCTTTTTCAGCGTGCTCACAGGGCGCGACGCCTTGCGCCGACGTCCCATGCGGCGCGTTGCCGACCCTCTGCGCCGTATGGGGGCGGCAATTGATGGGCGCGACGGCGGCAACCTTGCGCCGCTGGCGATTCGTGGCGCGCCTTTACGCGCCATCACCTACGAGATGCCCATCGCCAGCGCCCAGGTGAAGAGTGCGCTCATGCTGGCGGGGTTGTACGCCGAGGGGGAGACCGTCATTACCCAGCCCGGTCCGGCGCGCGACCACACCGAGCGCATGTTACACGCCATGGGCGCACCGCTGACGCTTGAAGCGAACACCGTGCGTGTCCAGGCGCCGCAAGCGCCGCTGCGTCCCCTCACGGCTCCCGATGGTGGCGCGTTTGTGGTCCCCGCCGATATTTCATCCGCCGCTTTTCTCATCGTGGCGGCGCTCCTCGTCCCAAACAGCACGCTTCGGCTCGTTGACGTGGGGATCAACCCGACACGCACGGGCATTCTCGATATTTTGCAACGTATGGGCGCCACCTGGGCGCTTGACAACGTGCGCGAAGACGCCATTGAACCGACCGCCGACCTGATTGTTCATCACCAGCCGTTGCACGGCACCACCATTGCCGGCGACCTTGTGGTGCGCGCCATTGATGAATTCCCCATCATTGCGGTAGCCGCCACCCAGGCGGAAGGCGAAACCATCGTGCGCGATGCCGCCGAACTGCGCGTCAAAGAGACCGACCGCATTGGCAACGTCGCGCGGGAACTGCGCAAGATGGGCGCGGACATTGAACCGCTGGACGATGGGTTTGTGGTGCGTGGTCCCACCCCATTGCGGGGCGCAACCGTCGAAAGCCACGGCGACCACCGTCTGGCGATGGCGCTCACCGTGGCGGCACTCATCGCCGATGGTCCAACCACGTTGCAGGGTGCTGATGTGATGGCGGACAGTTTCCCCCGCTTTGTCGAAACCCTGCTGGGCGAAGTGGAAGAGACGCAGGCATGA
- a CDS encoding prephenate dehydrogenase has product MTPITQLAILGLGLMGGSFALAARRAGLASFIIGYDPQRDVMVRAVTDGVIEQAASDPHDAVRDADVVVLAAPVRAILQLLDEIAPCLRPGTLVLDLGSTKRDIVARMNTLPRHVRAVGGHPMCGKEVAGLRHAEAALFENAPFALCATDRTDAVARATAETIARALGARPLWLDAAQHDTAVALVSHLPYLMSVALVAAALETEDTAPAQLASSGFRDTSRLAASNSTMMLDILLTNREAVLNAIENAMHALRTLSALLAVEDEAALRARLEALAALRRAWAENQHP; this is encoded by the coding sequence ATGACACCGATCACGCAACTGGCCATTTTGGGACTTGGCTTGATGGGCGGCTCATTTGCATTGGCCGCCCGTCGTGCTGGGTTGGCGTCGTTCATTATCGGATACGACCCCCAGCGCGACGTCATGGTGCGCGCGGTGACGGACGGCGTGATTGAACAGGCCGCCAGCGACCCACACGATGCGGTACGCGATGCCGACGTTGTGGTGCTGGCGGCGCCCGTGCGGGCTATTTTGCAGTTGCTGGATGAGATTGCGCCGTGCCTGCGCCCCGGTACGCTCGTGCTTGATTTGGGCAGTACCAAGCGTGATATTGTCGCGCGGATGAACACCTTGCCGCGGCATGTGCGGGCGGTGGGGGGGCACCCCATGTGTGGCAAAGAAGTCGCCGGCTTGCGCCACGCCGAAGCCGCATTGTTTGAAAACGCCCCCTTTGCCCTCTGTGCCACCGACCGCACGGATGCTGTCGCCCGCGCCACCGCAGAAACCATTGCCCGCGCACTGGGCGCGCGCCCCCTTTGGCTCGACGCCGCCCAACACGATACCGCTGTGGCGTTGGTCAGCCATCTCCCCTATTTGATGAGTGTGGCGCTTGTCGCCGCCGCCCTCGAAACGGAAGACACCGCTCCCGCCCAATTGGCTTCATCGGGCTTTCGCGATACCAGCCGCCTGGCGGCAAGCAACAGCACCATGATGCTCGACATTCTGCTGACGAACCGCGAGGCGGTGTTGAACGCCATCGAAAACGCCATGCACGCATTGCGCACGCTGAGCGCCTTGCTGGCGGTGGAAGACGAAGCCGCCTTACGCGCCCGTTTGGAAGCGCTCGCCGCTTTGCGCCGTGCATGGGCGGAAAACCAACACCCTTGA
- the aroF gene encoding 3-deoxy-7-phosphoheptulonate synthase produces MIIVMKAHATAAEIGEVLNLIEEQGMRAHISRGEERTIIGVIGDERHLDPQQWTALPGVEEAMRVLRPYKLASRDFQQKNTIIDVNGVKIGGDAVVVMAGPCSVESREQILETAHAVKAAGATVLRGGAFKPRTSPYSFQGLGEEGLKYLAEAREETGLPIITEVMGVEDLDLVCEYADILQIGARNMQNYPLLKAVGRTNKPVLLKRGLSATIEEWLLAAEYILSEGNYQVMLCERGIRTYEKMTRNTFDLNAIAVLKELTHLPVIADPSHGVGKWQYVTPVARGAVATGADGLIIEVHPDPAHAWSDGGQSLTPENFARLMDDVERITHAIGRRLLRSRDEAAHIAA; encoded by the coding sequence ATGATTATCGTCATGAAAGCCCATGCAACCGCCGCTGAAATCGGTGAAGTGCTCAACCTTATTGAAGAACAAGGCATGCGTGCCCACATTTCGCGCGGTGAAGAGCGCACCATCATTGGCGTTATCGGCGATGAACGCCATCTCGACCCGCAACAATGGACGGCTTTACCAGGAGTGGAGGAAGCCATGCGTGTTTTGCGCCCCTACAAACTCGCCAGCCGTGATTTCCAACAAAAAAACACCATTATTGACGTCAATGGCGTGAAAATTGGCGGCGATGCCGTCGTCGTCATGGCTGGACCCTGCTCGGTTGAATCACGCGAACAAATTTTGGAGACGGCGCATGCCGTCAAAGCGGCTGGTGCAACGGTGTTGCGTGGGGGCGCATTCAAGCCGCGCACGTCGCCGTACAGTTTCCAGGGGTTGGGCGAAGAGGGGCTGAAATACCTTGCCGAAGCCCGTGAGGAAACCGGTTTGCCGATTATTACCGAGGTGATGGGTGTCGAAGACCTTGACCTCGTGTGCGAGTATGCCGATATCTTGCAGATTGGCGCACGCAACATGCAGAACTACCCCTTGCTGAAAGCCGTGGGGCGCACCAACAAGCCCGTGTTGCTCAAACGCGGGTTGAGCGCTACTATCGAAGAGTGGTTGCTCGCAGCGGAGTACATTCTCAGCGAGGGCAACTACCAGGTGATGCTTTGCGAGCGTGGCATTCGCACCTACGAAAAAATGACCCGTAACACGTTCGACCTGAATGCCATTGCCGTGTTGAAAGAACTCACCCACTTGCCCGTCATTGCCGACCCCAGCCACGGTGTGGGCAAATGGCAGTACGTCACGCCTGTCGCCCGCGGGGCGGTGGCGACTGGGGCAGATGGGTTGATTATCGAAGTTCACCCCGACCCCGCACACGCCTGGTCTGATGGTGGGCAGTCGCTCACCCCTGAGAACTTTGCGCGCCTGATGGACGACGTGGAACGGATTACCCACGCCATCGGGCGGCGGCTGTTGCGTTCGCGGGATGAAGCGGCGCACATTGCGGCGTGA
- the aroH gene encoding chorismate mutase has protein sequence MKVCRGVRGATTASANTKEAILEATRELLQRMILANGIRQEDVACVILSTTRDLNATFPALALRQMGWHDAALLCTHEMDVPGAVPKCIRVLIQWNTTRKQHEIRHIYLRDARHLRPDRAIEATVPLPPLPDDALEPAPLGPLRLVFDAHRLGYTCRLEDEQGTVLSRHRSSQSLWMAQGDLVASRLFDAIDATLMEARPRPIHPSLVSAVVLALEQPPSDLLLTMLGDRYGWQAPRLALLTRPAARHQALGAPPHALVALADFALDAHAWLSGHDIPLSLPPSADWPDLLPSLVRHACDAALDALYTDTPSPLANHLCAALRIDDRHAFADWLTQSHTPDELAALAPMVRAAAEEGDATAQTLLQRMGAHIARQLWRGVQRLDVREALPVFVSGEALDLHPLVGQSLEQTLAEYGLTPCTVEAVPTVLDGCLQYAKTLSMQQTFSTTSTKKGGTV, from the coding sequence ATGAAAGTCTGTCGAGGGGTGCGCGGCGCGACAACCGCTTCTGCCAATACCAAAGAGGCCATTCTCGAAGCAACACGCGAGTTGTTGCAGCGAATGATTCTGGCAAATGGCATTCGGCAAGAAGATGTGGCGTGTGTGATTTTGAGCACCACGCGCGATTTGAACGCCACATTCCCGGCGCTTGCCTTGCGCCAGATGGGCTGGCACGATGCGGCGCTGCTTTGCACGCATGAAATGGACGTGCCGGGCGCTGTTCCCAAGTGTATCCGCGTTCTCATCCAGTGGAACACAACCCGCAAACAGCATGAAATCCGCCACATTTACCTGCGCGACGCCCGCCACCTGCGCCCCGACCGCGCCATTGAAGCGACTGTGCCGTTGCCGCCGCTGCCCGATGACGCCCTGGAGCCTGCTCCGTTGGGGCCCTTGCGGCTGGTCTTCGACGCCCACCGTTTGGGCTATACGTGCCGCCTGGAGGACGAACAAGGCACGGTCTTGAGCCGACACCGTTCCTCGCAATCTCTCTGGATGGCGCAGGGCGACTTGGTCGCGTCGCGGCTGTTCGATGCGATTGATGCCACACTCATGGAAGCCCGCCCCCGCCCCATTCATCCCTCATTGGTGAGCGCCGTGGTGTTGGCGCTGGAACAGCCGCCGAGCGATCTCCTGCTCACCATGTTGGGCGACCGCTACGGGTGGCAAGCGCCGCGGCTCGCGCTGCTCACACGACCCGCCGCCCGCCATCAAGCGCTCGGAGCGCCGCCCCATGCCCTTGTCGCGCTGGCCGACTTCGCACTTGATGCGCACGCCTGGCTTTCGGGACACGACATCCCGCTGTCTCTCCCCCCATCCGCTGATTGGCCTGACCTGCTCCCCTCATTGGTGCGCCACGCCTGCGATGCCGCCCTCGATGCTTTGTACACCGATACGCCAAGCCCACTTGCCAATCACCTGTGCGCCGCCCTGCGAATTGATGACCGCCACGCATTCGCTGATTGGCTCACGCAATCCCACACGCCCGATGAATTGGCGGCTTTGGCGCCGATGGTGCGGGCGGCGGCGGAAGAAGGCGATGCGACAGCGCAAACCCTGTTGCAGCGCATGGGGGCGCACATCGCCCGCCAACTTTGGCGTGGTGTGCAGCGTCTGGACGTGCGCGAGGCATTGCCGGTGTTTGTGAGTGGTGAGGCGCTGGACTTGCACCCACTGGTCGGGCAGAGCCTCGAACAGACACTGGCGGAGTATGGACTGACGCCATGCACCGTAGAGGCGGTCCCAACGGTGCTGGATGGCTGTTTGCAGTACGCAAAAACACTCTCAATGCAACAGACGTTTTCAACCACATCAACCAAAAAAGGAGGAACTGTATGA
- a CDS encoding DEAD/DEAH box helicase, whose translation MTFQQFSFDSRIQRGISAAGFHTPTPIQAEAIPHILKQRDVLGLAQTGTGKTAAFVLPILQRLHATANRRPRALVLAPTRELAEQIEGVFRTLGRYTKVRSLSIYGGVSKRRQAAILRRGVDVIVACPGRLLDHMRDGAIDFRQIETLVLDEADRMCDMGFLPDIHAIIKQLPAQRQTLLFSATMPRDIRMLVKTFMQNPVTVQVGETAPVASVSHALYTVHPRAKADLLLAWLQRTTRGRVLVFTRTKRGARDLTHTLRRQGHAAAALEGDMSQRQRQRAIDGFRRGHHDILVATDVAARGIDVPGITHVINFDVPDTVDAYTHRIGRTGRADQTGEAISFVSRHDRSLVHSLEKTLGERIERRWMEGAQFDSPPASRPRGKRRRTA comes from the coding sequence GTGACTTTTCAGCAGTTTTCGTTCGATTCCCGTATTCAGCGTGGTATTTCCGCCGCAGGGTTTCATACCCCAACCCCCATTCAAGCCGAAGCCATCCCGCACATTCTGAAACAGCGTGATGTGCTTGGACTGGCGCAAACAGGCACCGGCAAAACCGCCGCGTTTGTGCTGCCCATTTTGCAGCGCCTGCACGCCACCGCCAACCGCCGTCCGCGCGCCTTGGTGCTTGCCCCCACCCGCGAACTCGCCGAGCAAATTGAAGGTGTTTTCCGCACGTTGGGGCGCTATACCAAGGTGCGCAGCCTGAGCATTTATGGCGGTGTCAGCAAACGCCGTCAGGCGGCTATTTTGCGCCGTGGAGTGGATGTGATTGTGGCATGCCCCGGTCGCTTGCTCGATCATATGCGCGATGGCGCGATTGACTTCCGCCAGATTGAGACGCTCGTGCTGGACGAAGCCGACCGCATGTGCGATATGGGCTTCCTGCCCGATATTCACGCCATCATCAAGCAATTGCCTGCACAGCGCCAAACGTTGCTCTTTTCGGCAACGATGCCGCGCGATATTCGCATGCTGGTCAAAACATTCATGCAGAACCCTGTGACCGTGCAGGTGGGGGAAACAGCCCCCGTCGCCTCGGTTTCACACGCCCTGTACACCGTCCACCCGCGCGCCAAAGCCGATTTGCTCTTGGCGTGGTTGCAGCGCACCACTCGCGGTCGCGTGCTCGTGTTCACCCGCACCAAGCGGGGCGCGCGCGACCTGACGCACACGCTACGCCGCCAGGGGCACGCCGCCGCTGCGCTGGAAGGTGATATGTCGCAACGTCAGCGCCAACGCGCGATTGACGGGTTCCGCCGTGGGCACCACGATATTCTCGTCGCGACGGATGTCGCCGCGCGGGGTATTGACGTCCCCGGTATCACGCACGTCATCAACTTCGATGTCCCCGACACAGTGGACGCCTACACCCACCGCATTGGGCGCACCGGACGCGCCGACCAAACAGGCGAAGCCATCTCGTTTGTGTCGCGCCATGACCGTTCGCTGGTGCACAGCCTTGAAAAAACGTTGGGCGAGCGCATTGAACGCCGCTGGATGGAAGGGGCGCAGTTCGACAGCCCGCCAGCCTCACGCCCGCGCGGCAAGCGCCGCCGCACCGCCTAA
- a CDS encoding AIR synthase related protein: MTFPTGKLPPEVLSRLLQHRAAADPNVLIGPGIGLDAAAIAVDDAVIVAKSDPITFATEEIGFYAVNVNANDVACMGAEPRWFLATLLLPEAQTDEALVERIFMQLHHACDALGITLIGGHTEITYGLDRPIIAGHMLGLTRRERLVDARHAQPGDAVLLVRGFPIEGAAIIAHEKAEALRALGFDETTIAAARNFLHDPGISVVAAARLALDTAPVHALHDPTEGGVATGLWELAEAARAGILVQEEALQPLPLAAALCAAFGLDPLGTIASGALLLVAPPDAVETHLAAFAAANIPAAVVGELRPIEEGRWLVKNGERRPLPRFDADEITRLFT, from the coding sequence ATGACATTCCCAACCGGCAAACTACCACCCGAAGTGCTCTCCCGTCTGTTACAGCACCGCGCCGCCGCCGACCCCAACGTGCTGATTGGGCCCGGTATTGGGCTGGATGCGGCGGCTATCGCCGTGGATGATGCCGTCATTGTCGCTAAAAGCGACCCCATCACGTTCGCCACGGAAGAAATTGGCTTTTACGCGGTCAATGTCAACGCCAATGATGTCGCGTGCATGGGCGCAGAGCCGCGATGGTTTCTGGCGACGCTCTTGCTTCCCGAAGCGCAAACAGACGAAGCCTTGGTGGAACGCATTTTCATGCAGTTGCACCACGCCTGTGATGCCCTTGGCATTACACTCATCGGCGGGCACACCGAAATCACCTATGGGCTTGACCGCCCCATCATCGCCGGGCACATGCTGGGGCTGACCAGACGCGAGCGCCTGGTTGACGCGCGCCACGCTCAACCCGGCGACGCAGTGTTGCTTGTGCGTGGGTTTCCCATCGAAGGCGCCGCCATCATCGCCCACGAAAAAGCCGAGGCATTGCGCGCACTCGGCTTTGACGAAACCACCATCGCCGCCGCACGCAACTTCCTGCACGATCCGGGCATCAGCGTGGTGGCTGCGGCACGCCTCGCACTGGACACAGCGCCGGTCCATGCGCTACACGACCCCACCGAGGGGGGTGTGGCCACCGGATTGTGGGAACTTGCCGAAGCCGCGCGTGCGGGCATTCTCGTTCAGGAGGAGGCTTTGCAACCGCTGCCACTCGCCGCCGCATTGTGCGCCGCCTTCGGGCTTGACCCGCTAGGCACGATTGCCAGCGGCGCCCTTCTGCTTGTTGCGCCCCCTGACGCCGTAGAAACACACCTGGCGGCGTTTGCCGCTGCCAACATTCCGGCTGCGGTGGTCGGCGAACTGCGCCCGATTGAAGAAGGGCGTTGGCTGGTCAAAAACGGCGAACGGCGTCCCCTGCCTCGGTTCGACGCCGACGAAATCACACGTTTGTTTACGTGA
- a CDS encoding ribosomal protein L7/L12: MDFSTAFTVLVLVFMLVGGTFLIIMWAREESEKSATPPFFERAQPGAYRVVLESPGRRKSAVMRLVRQARPNVSLKEALTAVEHPPAVIAENISKPDAEALVALLAEKGAQARIEMRE, translated from the coding sequence ATGGATTTCAGCACAGCCTTTACCGTTTTGGTGCTCGTTTTCATGCTTGTTGGTGGCACGTTTCTCATCATCATGTGGGCGCGCGAGGAAAGCGAAAAGAGCGCCACGCCCCCGTTCTTTGAACGCGCGCAACCGGGCGCGTATCGCGTGGTACTCGAATCACCAGGGCGGCGCAAATCCGCCGTCATGCGGCTGGTACGCCAGGCGCGCCCCAACGTCTCACTCAAAGAGGCGTTGACCGCTGTCGAACACCCGCCGGCGGTGATTGCTGAAAACATCAGCAAACCGGACGCCGAGGCGCTGGTGGCTTTGTTGGCTGAAAAAGGCGCGCAAGCGCGCATCGAGATGAGGGAATGA
- a CDS encoding sulfite oxidase-like oxidoreductase — protein sequence MFERFKKLPDDWRERLPPGQHLTQKWPVLHYGAIPHIDLETWRLRLFGEVEEEVELTWDEFMALPQTTRTNDIHCVTGWSRLDNTWTGVAIPDLMRLVRLKPTATHVMVHAYGGYTTNMPLDEFLREDVLLAHSHDGQPLTPEHGWPLRLVVPHLYFWKSAKWVRGIEFMAGDRPGFWERYGYHNHGDPWKEERFG from the coding sequence ATGTTCGAGCGATTCAAGAAACTGCCCGACGATTGGCGCGAGCGGCTGCCCCCTGGACAACATCTCACGCAAAAATGGCCAGTACTCCATTACGGCGCCATCCCCCACATTGACCTGGAGACGTGGCGTTTACGGCTGTTTGGTGAAGTGGAAGAAGAGGTTGAACTCACATGGGATGAGTTCATGGCGCTTCCCCAAACCACGCGCACCAACGACATTCATTGCGTGACGGGGTGGAGCCGCTTGGACAACACCTGGACGGGGGTCGCCATTCCCGATTTGATGAGACTGGTGCGTTTGAAGCCCACCGCTACGCATGTGATGGTGCATGCTTATGGCGGCTATACCACCAACATGCCGCTGGATGAATTCCTGCGCGAAGATGTTCTGCTGGCGCACAGCCACGATGGGCAACCATTGACGCCGGAACACGGCTGGCCGCTCCGACTGGTTGTGCCCCATCTCTACTTCTGGAAAAGCGCTAAATGGGTGCGGGGCATCGAATTTATGGCCGGCGACCGTCCCGGGTTCTGGGAGCGCTATGGGTATCACAACCACGGCGACCCGTGGAAAGAAGAGCGCTTTGGCTGA